The following are encoded together in the Thalassomonas haliotis genome:
- a CDS encoding insulinase family protein: MKKIIGLSVLALAVLSGCNTTSQHEAAAAQASAALLSETFITSPNDKRSYQTLKLDNQIEVVLVSDPSAEKSAASLSVGVGLLHDPMSQQGMAHYLEHMLFLGTERYPDTKGYSEFMAKNGGAHNAYTWLDVTNYMFKANNDAFDEGLDRFSDFFKAPKLYPEYTDKEKNAVNAEWSMRREMDFFGQFKLTRKMMGDHPANRFLIGNLETLGDKEGSQLHQETVKFYNQYYSANIMKVALISNRPIAEMTALAKKHFSGIKNKNIEKPRVSKKLDMAQSSGKRVFYKPNEDVKQLKLEFTIENNLKDFAVKPNSFVSYLLNSEMPGSPAQLLKEKGWISGLNADSSPNLYGNYGTLQIDVDLTDAGMKQREKIVATVMQYIKLIKDQGVDKKYFSEISTSLNNQFRFLEKTDEFNYVSQLSANMQNYPVNHAINAPYHYAQFDAGAINRVLEQLNPQTLKIWHISQQEETDSKLHFYDGAYRISDLSQAEIASWNKPSDLPLSLPAVNRMLPENFTLKTDKLAKQTQPELAYDKAGIKIWRFASQAFNTQPKGLLEVYFNNPKAGKDIYTSIALEIWADIYNLQQSALSTEAAIAGMGLNVSPGNGLILTLNGFTDKQNSLLQQAISQLRVTTDEQGFSQAIDRYIRNLNNAGKQFPFYQAFDELNKLTRSGNYSNEQLIKTARVLTLGDFERIMDEVLKNNQLRAFAFGNYDQADIDSVAKQLSDALPEMHHETSYSRDKFWKPVPGEVMVLKKDLDVADVAIIDLYVHPEPGYKQKARAQILRSHFKTIAFDKLRTEEQLAYAVGVTARSIEDYAGIGLYIQSPVKGPKDIQSRFDSFKVEYAAELDKVSEETFAQLKNATLVGLKEQPKNLQAEVSPMIRDWYRENFNFDSKAKLIAEVEKVTLADVKNFYRESIGNNDAARLNIQLRGSKFKETPFADLKGQTEVRNVEQFYKGIQFQ, from the coding sequence ATGAAAAAAATCATAGGACTTAGTGTCTTAGCGCTTGCAGTACTTAGCGGCTGTAACACAACCTCACAACATGAGGCCGCAGCCGCTCAAGCATCGGCCGCTTTATTATCAGAGACCTTTATTACCAGCCCCAACGATAAGCGCAGCTACCAGACCCTTAAATTAGACAACCAGATTGAAGTGGTGTTAGTTTCCGACCCGTCCGCCGAAAAATCAGCGGCCTCTTTAAGTGTCGGCGTCGGCTTGCTCCATGATCCCATGAGCCAGCAGGGCATGGCCCACTATTTAGAGCACATGTTGTTTTTAGGCACAGAGCGCTACCCTGATACTAAGGGCTACAGCGAGTTTATGGCCAAAAATGGCGGCGCCCACAACGCCTACACCTGGCTGGATGTCACCAACTATATGTTTAAGGCCAATAATGACGCTTTCGACGAAGGCCTTGACCGTTTCTCCGACTTCTTTAAAGCGCCTAAGCTCTACCCTGAATATACAGATAAAGAAAAAAATGCCGTAAACGCCGAATGGTCGATGCGCCGCGAAATGGACTTTTTCGGCCAGTTCAAGCTGACCCGGAAAATGATGGGGGATCACCCCGCCAACCGTTTCTTGATCGGTAACCTGGAAACCTTAGGCGATAAAGAAGGCAGCCAGCTGCACCAGGAAACGGTGAAATTTTATAACCAGTACTATTCTGCCAACATCATGAAAGTCGCGCTGATTTCCAACCGGCCAATTGCAGAAATGACCGCGCTGGCGAAAAAGCACTTTTCCGGCATCAAGAATAAGAACATTGAAAAACCCCGTGTCAGCAAAAAACTGGACATGGCGCAAAGCAGCGGCAAGCGGGTATTCTACAAACCCAACGAAGACGTTAAACAGCTAAAACTCGAATTTACCATAGAAAACAACCTCAAAGACTTCGCCGTTAAACCCAACAGCTTTGTCAGCTATTTATTAAACTCAGAAATGCCCGGCAGTCCGGCACAGCTGTTAAAAGAAAAAGGCTGGATATCCGGATTAAACGCCGACTCCTCCCCTAACCTTTACGGTAACTACGGTACCTTGCAAATCGATGTTGATCTAACCGATGCCGGCATGAAGCAGCGGGAAAAAATTGTTGCCACCGTGATGCAATATATCAAGCTGATCAAAGATCAGGGGGTTGATAAGAAGTACTTCAGCGAAATCAGCACTTCGTTAAATAACCAGTTCCGGTTCCTGGAAAAAACCGACGAATTTAACTATGTGTCTCAGCTGTCGGCCAATATGCAAAACTACCCGGTAAACCATGCCATCAATGCCCCGTATCATTACGCGCAATTTGACGCCGGCGCCATCAACCGCGTACTGGAGCAGTTGAACCCGCAAACACTGAAAATCTGGCATATCAGCCAGCAGGAAGAAACCGACAGCAAACTGCATTTTTATGACGGTGCGTACCGCATCAGCGATCTCAGCCAGGCAGAAATTGCCAGCTGGAACAAACCATCCGATCTGCCGCTGAGCTTACCCGCGGTTAACCGCATGCTGCCGGAAAACTTCACCCTAAAAACCGATAAGCTGGCCAAACAGACACAACCTGAACTGGCCTATGATAAAGCAGGTATTAAAATCTGGCGTTTTGCCAGCCAGGCATTTAACACCCAACCCAAAGGTTTGTTAGAAGTCTATTTCAATAACCCCAAAGCAGGCAAAGACATTTACACCAGCATCGCCCTGGAGATCTGGGCGGATATTTACAACCTGCAACAAAGCGCCCTGTCTACCGAAGCCGCAATTGCCGGCATGGGCTTAAACGTATCACCGGGCAACGGCCTGATCTTAACCCTGAACGGTTTTACCGATAAACAAAACAGCTTATTGCAGCAGGCCATAAGCCAGCTGCGGGTAACAACCGACGAGCAGGGCTTTAGCCAGGCCATCGACCGCTATATCCGCAACTTAAACAATGCCGGTAAGCAGTTCCCCTTCTACCAGGCCTTTGATGAGTTAAACAAACTCACCCGCAGCGGCAACTACAGCAACGAACAGCTGATCAAAACCGCCAGGGTATTAACCCTGGGTGACTTTGAACGTATCATGGACGAGGTGCTGAAAAACAACCAGCTGCGCGCCTTTGCCTTTGGTAACTACGACCAGGCAGATATCGACAGTGTGGCCAAACAGTTATCCGATGCCTTACCCGAAATGCACCATGAGACAAGCTACAGCCGCGATAAGTTCTGGAAACCGGTACCGGGAGAAGTGATGGTACTGAAAAAAGACCTCGACGTTGCCGATGTTGCCATTATCGATTTATATGTCCACCCTGAGCCGGGTTATAAGCAAAAAGCCCGCGCACAAATATTGAGAAGCCATTTCAAAACCATAGCCTTTGATAAACTCAGAACCGAAGAGCAGCTGGCCTATGCCGTTGGCGTTACCGCACGCAGCATCGAAGACTATGCCGGCATAGGTTTATACATTCAAAGCCCGGTAAAAGGTCCAAAAGACATCCAGAGCCGCTTTGACAGCTTTAAAGTTGAATATGCCGCCGAGCTTGACAAAGTCAGTGAAGAAACCTTTGCCCAGCTGAAGAACGCCACCCTGGTCGGTTTAAAAGAACAACCGAAGAATCTTCAGGCAGAGGTTTCCCCGATGATCAGAGACTGGTACCGTGAAAACTTCAACTTTGACAGCAAAGCCAAACTGATTGCTGAAGTGGAAAAGGTTACCCTGGCGGATGTGAAAAACTTCTACCGGGAGTCGATTGGCAATAACGACGCCGCCCGATTGAATATCCAGTTACGGGGCAGCAAGTTCAAAGAAACGCCGTTCGCCGACTTAAAAGGCCAGACGGAAGTGCGCAATGTGGAGCAGTTCTACAAAGGTATTCAATTCCAATAA